From the Lacipirellulaceae bacterium genome, the window GAAGCTCCGCTCACCGAATCAGCCCGTCGCGGCGGCGAGCTTTTCTTCAGCGACAAAGCAGGCTGCACCGCCTGCCACGTGGGTGCCAACTTCGCCGACGAAAAATACCACAACCTGGGCGTCGGCTTAGAAAAACTCGACGCAGAGAAACCCGCAGAAACCGAAGGCATCGACTGGGGACGCTTCGCAATCACCAACGAAGAAATCGACCGCGGTGCTTTCAAGACACCCACCATCCGCAACGTCGCCGACACGGCCCCCTACATGCACGACGGCACACAGAAAACCTTGGAAGAAGTCGTCGAGTGGTACGCCAAGGGCGGCCACGCGAACCCGTGGTTGAGCGAAAAAGTAAAGAAGCTCGACCTCACTGAGCAAGACAAGCAGGACCTCGTGAACTTCATGAAAAAAGGACTGCAGGGATCGCTGCCGAAGATCGAGCAAGGCCGTCTACCCGCGGGGGCGGAAACGGCGAAGGAGGAAGCGGTGGCGAGTGTGGAGTAATTGAAGGTGAGATTCAAACTTCGTTCTCTGTTGGTACTGTCTTCGATACTCGCTGCGGTCCTAGCGTTCAGCAACTATAGACCCTCACCTTTTCTCTCCCACGAAGAACAAGCGATAATTAGATCCTTAGTCGAAGCTCATTTGCCCGCTGACGAAACCGATGGATTATTTGTGAAGAGTTGGACGTTCGGTGGAGAGACTTACCATGGAGACCCAGAGTCCTTGCAAGCTCAACTTTTGCAGGCCACCACGAGTACAAGTCCGGGACTATTGGAGAGCTTCGTAGTTCGTAATAAAGAGTCGCGTCTGCTCCGCCCCGAGTTGCGGAAGCTGCCCAACGTCTTTTTGGCTCCTCAGGAGCAATGGCAAGAAATAGCTCAGCAACACGCAATCGAACGCGGAAGATCGATGACGTTCTCTTGCCCTGGCATTAGCGAAGATGGAAAGCTCGCACTGGTTTATCTTTCTTCACAGGCACCCCATGATATACGCTCGACAATGACTTGGTTTTTGCTCAAGAAAGTAGATGACAAGTGGGAGACCGTAGAGTGGCGAAATAGTTACAGCGATTCGTGGCTGTCACCCCTGTGATTCTGGTGTTCTATTTGATCAGTTGCTACGTGCTCCCTCTCAGAAAAGCGAAACGGTTAAGCCGTGAAACTCGACCACCCTGCGCTCGTCGAACTCCTCCAACTCGCCTACTCCGCGGAGAAGGCCGCCGCGTTTGCTTACATCGGTCACGCCGGCAGCGTCAAAGACGCTGAAGCGAAGGAGGTCATAAAGCAGATTGAGCTCGACGAGTGGGGCCACCGCGAGACGGTTCTCGCCATCATGCAGGAGTACGACATCCCCATCTCTCGCTACAAGGAGGTGAAATATCACATCATAGGCAAGATCATCTCCGCGAGTTGCTACGTGATTGGCTGGTTCATGCCCTACTACTTCGCCGGGCGACTGGAAAGCGGCAACGTCTGCGAGTACTTCGTCGCGATGCACTACTTCAACGACTTGGGCATCACCAAGCACGACGACGCCCTCTACGAAATGGGCATGAAGGAGAAGGAGCACGAGGTTTACTTCCAGAAAAGCCTGGAGAACAACCGGATGCTGCCCTTGTTCGAGAAAATCTTCGGCTGGGGAGAAAACAGCAGCTACAACGATATTGATTTGGAGAACAAGTATTCCGTGAAGGCGTCGAAAGCTTATTGTCGGAAGAAGTAGTGAACCCATAGCACTGCCAAGGGGTCCTCGGCACTGACGATCTCACCTAAGATTCCGAACCAGGGTGTTCCCGCGTGTCAATCTCTTACGCAAGCGAGCCTGAACTAAATGTTGAAGAGTTTGTTGATATTCTGGAACGCTCGACTCTAGCCCAACGGCGACCCACGAACAATTCGCAACGTATCGCAGGAATGCTTGCCGGCGCTGACGTGATTGTCACCGCACGCAATCAAGAGGGACTGCTCGTCGGCGTCTCCCGCGCGATCTCCGACTTTCACTACTGCACCTATCTTTCTGACCTAGCGGTCGACGTTGCGTATCAGAGGCAAGGAATTGGCAAGCAGTTGATTCAAGAAACTCATCAACTGGCGGGACGGCAAACCCAGTTGGTTTTGCTGTCAGCGCCTGCCGCACGTGACTACTATCCTCGTCTCGGCATGCAGCGTCATGACTCCTGTTGGACGTTTTCTAGCAACGCTTAAATGCAATTTGATGCCAAGCCGTAGCCCAGCCCCTCAAAACTTTCTCGCCTCGTGTGAAGTCATTGACTTCGACAACCCGGACGTCGCAGCTTTGGCGGCATGCCTCAAGAGGGATAACTCAACAGACACCGCCCAAGCGTGTTTCGAGTTTGTCCGCGACGAAATCAAACACAGCAGCGACCACCAGCTCAACCCCGTTACCTGCACCGCCTCTGAAGTTCTGAAGCACGGCACGGGCTACTGCTACGCCAAGAGCCACTTACTGTGTGCTCTGATTCGCGCAAATGGCATCTCGGCTGGCATGACATATCAACGACTAAGCATCGACGGTGAAGGACCGCCGTTTTGCCTGCATGGCTTGAATGCGGTCTACCTCGAAGAACACGGCTGGTACCGCATCGATCCGCGTGGCAACCGCGATGATGTTGATGCACAATTCGATCCGCCGCACGAAAAGCTGGCGTTCGCGACAAACCTGCCCGGAGAGTACGACCTGGCGAGCATCTGCGCGAAGCCAATGCCCATCGTTCTCAAAGCTCTTCGAGCCTACACGAACTGGTGTGAACTGGGAGAGAATCTACCAGATGTGCAGCAGTCTTAGGCGTATGCCTCGTTTCTCTTTTCTTGCTTCTCAGCAGCCCGCTTAATCCCTCGCAGCATTCCGTTGAACACAAAATGGTGCAACGGCAGCACCGAGTACCAGTAGAGAATGCCGCTAAGCCCGCGCGGGCGGAAGCGTGCGGTCATGGTGAGTTTGGTCCTCTCCTGCTGACCAGAGAGCGGTTCGAGATGAAACTCTAGCCGAGCAACTCCCGGCAGTTTCATCTCCGCAAGTAAGAGAAGTGAGCGGTCGCGTTCAATCCCCACGACTCTCCAGAAATCGAGCGCCTCGCCAAACTCGACGCGTTCGGGATTTCTTCGACCACGGCGTAACCCCGGCCCACCAACGATTTGATCCATCCATCCACGAATGCGCCAGAGGATATCCGCTGCATACCAACCGTGCCCGCCACCAATCCGACAGACGGCAGCAAACACCGCGGTGGGGTCGGCATTAATCTCGATGGTTCGCTGATCCTTGAAGACTTTACCACCCGCCCAGTCAGGGTCGCCAGGAATCGGCCCCGCCGCGGACCAACGCGTTGGGACTTCGCCACTCTTCGTGCGTTGAACGCTTCGATGAATCGCCTCTTTCACGGATAGAGGTTCGTGCGGCATGAGGTCCTGGGCAGGATTCTTCGTCACCACGACACGGTTGCGCAACCCATCAGCCAATGGCCGTGCGATGCGATAGTTCACCGGTGTAACAAGGCTGATCCATAGGGAGCTTAGGCGAGGTGTGAGCACGGGCAGCGGGACGATGACCCTTCGACGCAGTCCAAGCTCTTTCGCACAGACTTGCATCAGTTGCTGATAGGGCAGGACATCAGGACCGCCAACCTCGATCGTTTGCCCAATCGTTTCGGGAGTCTCCAGGCAAGTCACTAACCAATGCAGGACGTCTGCAATCCCGATCGGTTGGCATTCGGTCTTCACCCAGCGCGGCGTGACCATCACCGGCAGTCGTTCGACTAAGTAGCGAAGAATCTCGAATGAGGCACTACCCGAGCCAATGATCATCGCCGCCCGAAACGTGGTGACGGGTATCCCCGTCGAGGCGAGTACTTCTTCGACCTCTCGGCGGCTTCGCAAATGCTCGCTCAGCCCGTCGCCAAGCTCACCGAGTCCGCCGAGATAAATGATTCGCTGGATGCCTGCCTTGGCGGCCGCTTCAGCAAACGTGGTGGCCAGCCGACGATCACGTTCAGCGTATTCGCCGCCGCTGGAGATCATCGAGTGAATCAGATAATAAGCGACCTCGCAGCCCTGCATCTTACTCGCGAGCTCATCAACATCGTCGATACTCCCCTCGACGACTGATACACGGCTACTTGACCGCCAAGGCCGTTCTTCGAGCTTCCGTGGCTCACGCGCCAAGCATCGGACACGGTAGTTGCACTCTAACAATTTCGGAGCAAGCCGACCGCCAACGTATCCAGTGGCACCGGTGAGGAATATTTCGGGCATGGAAAGCTTCTGCATGTCCTCTAGCATAGCAGACCGATAGTTAGATAGCTTACTAATGGCGTCTTTAGCAGAAGTAGTTTCGGCTGGTTTACTTGACTAGCCAACTGATGAGCTTAGACGGCGTGGGCAATACTTCGACTTTGCCCCATTGGCGGAAGCTCGCAGTCACCGAAAGGGGACTTAACGAATATGTTGAGTAGATTGATCGCAAGTACTCTAAAACATATTTCGATTTTCGAGCAACAATGACGCCGCGTAAGCTCTCAAACTCAACATTCGCGTTGAGATCGCTAAAACGTATTTGGACCGGACAACCATCAACAGACCCGTCAAGCTGTCCGGCCAACATTAGTTTGGGGACGCGCCGTCCCGTGTGCTGATTTTCAGCGTACCAGAGAGAACCCACTTCGCATGTTCGGCACTCTCACCCGTTCCGCTGGGAATCTGGATGTTCATATCGTCAAAGTGGTAGGAAATTTCCGCATTTCGGCCCGTAAGACGGTCATAAAGCCCAATGGCAAGGTCGGGCCAGTTCTTCGTTTGTTCGCTACTCATCGTTTGCTACTCCTGCTGATGGTGAAGTTGTGTTGTGGACTTTGGAGCAGACCGGGAAAAGCCTAGTGCACTTAACCACCTGCGGAAACAGAATTGTCAGGTAATACCAAGGATCCAACCCTCTTTGCTAGCGATCCTTTGCTGTTCCGACGTTAGCGGTGGATTGAAATAACGCTGCAGGAACCCGCGCTGGTCGTTCTCGACAAGCCACCTTGCGACCGCATAGGCGTCTTGTTCGTCCGCGGTTCTTTCTGCCCGTTCAAACCGCTTGCTGAAAACTGACGGATACACCTCGGCGATTACGGATTTCTCACTTGGTGGATCCCAACCCTCAAAAGGCCAAATGTGGACTTGTTCACCCACGGCTTGGCGAATCCACCCCAGCCAAGGCAGTCCGGCGTGCGTACTCTTCGCAACCGAGCCCTGAACGTCGAACAGAAAAACCGACTTTGCCGACGGTGACCACGTTTCAGTCAACCGATAGTCTTTTCCTTCACGCGTAAACTCGTAGTGGCGCTTTCGATGAGGGCGAAAGTCTTCCACACGAGCATCGTCGGCCAGCAGAGGCCAATGCCGGCAAAAGTCATCGAGGAATTCGTGCCATGACTTAAGCTTGTATCGCTCGAAGTAGGCCATCGGAAAAGAAAAGGCATGATCGATGCCAGCGAGAACGCGCTTTCCCGAAGCAATCTCCGAGACCAACCATTCCGCGATCTCGCGACGATTCCACGAACGAACTCGCTTGTTGGTCGAACCAAGAGATCGGACAGCGACCGGCTGCTCGCCCGCCGACGCGGCATAAACCTGGAGCGTTCGGCTACGGGCAATCGGTGTTGAGGCTCCCGAGTAATCGATCCCGACATAAAGGTCGTAGGCCATGTTCTATTCTTCGACCCGCGTTTCCACCACCCGCGCGTCGATGACTTCTCCCTTCGGCATCTCTGCCTGCGGTGGTCGCTCGACATACGGCGACGGCTCTTCAGCGAAGCCTTGCCAGAAGTTGGTGGTTGTCACTTGCACTCGCTTGGTCAGCCATGCGGTTGCAAACTTGCGAACGGCACTCCGCACCGGAGGCAATAAAAGTGACAGGCCGACGATGTCCGTCAAAATACCTGGCGTGATTAGCACGACACCAGCAATCAGTATGAGCACCCCATCGATCACCTTATCCGCAGGCAAGCGTCCTTGGACAAGTTCACCGCGTAACGCGTTCAGCGCGAGAAAGCCCTGCAACTTCGCTAGCCAAGCTCCGACAATACCTGTGCCGAGTACGAGCAGCAGCGTTCCTGGCCAGCCCAGCAACTCGCTAAGTTTGAACAGCAGCGTCACCTCGATGATCGGGATGAGCGTAAACAGAATTAGTAAGCGGAAGAACATTTGGCATCACTCTAATTGAAACTACCGCTCAGAAACCTTCACCTCGCGTCCTTGTTCATCCTCGCACTCAATCCTCAAGAACTCCGGCGACACATCCTCGCGACTGACAACGAGCAGCTCTATTTCGTGGGCGTCTTCAATGCGTGCGAGCTCTCTGCGCTTGCGGTTGTTGATGTAGCTGGCGACTTCCTCTTCGATTGTTACGGTCAGTTTGGTCACTCGGTTCTCTTGAGCCGCCATAATCAGCTTGCGAATCACTTCAATCGCCATGCTCTCAGCACTTTTCACTACGCCGGTGCCGCTGCAGGCGGGACATTCCTTGTAAACGCTGCGTTTGAGGCTGGGGCGAATCCTTTGGCGAGTCATTTCGATCAGGCCAAACGGGCTGGTTCGCAGAATCTTTGTCCGCGCCCGATCTCTCCGCACGGCGTCTCGGAGCGTGTTCTCTACCTTGCGGCGGTGACGGTCGTGCCGCATGTCGATGAAGTCGTTCACCACCACGCCGCCGAGATCTCGCAGCCGCAACTGGCGGGCGATTTCCTTCGCAGCAATCATATTCAGACGGTACGCACTTTCCTCAGCAGAGCCATCGGTGCGGAAGCTGCCGCTGTTCACGTCAATGGCGACGAGTGCTTCGGTTTGATCGATGACCAACGAACCGCCCCCTTTGAGCGGAACGTGGCGATGGTTGATTTGAGCGATCTCGTTGTCCAACTTGTATTTGTGAAACAACGGCTCCTTGCCATCATAAAGCTGCAAACGATTCGCATATCGCGGCATGGTAATGTGCAGGAACTCTTTCGCTCGCTCGAACGCCTCCTCCTGGTCAATGTGTATCGCGTCGACATCGCTGGTGAAGATGTCGCGGATCGTCCGAATGATCATGTCGGACTCTTGGTAGATGTCGCACGGCGCAGGCGTACTCTTGATCCGGCGGACGATCGTTTTCCAGAGCCTTAGTAGATAAGCCAAGTCGCGCGAGAGTTCTTTCTTGGTTCGATCCGTTCCGGCGGTACGCACAATGAAGCCAAGTCCCTTGGGAGGACTCAAGTCGCGAAGAATATCGCGCAGTCGGCGGCGAGCTTGTTCATCTTCAATCTTGCGAGAAACACCAATCCGTCCCAAGGCCGGCATCAACACTAGATAGCGTCCAGGGATACTGATGTAGGTCGAAAGCGTCGGCCCCTTTGTGCCGATGCCCTCCTTGATGACCTGCACCAATACCTCATCACCACGGCGAAAGATATCTTGAATCGGCGGCTTCACCCGCGGGCGTACGCCAGGACGCGTTTTCCTTTGCGATCGTTGGCGAGTTTTCGTTCCGCCGCTGCCATTCCCAGAATCGCTCCCCTCGGAGTCTCCCTCGTCGGCTTCCTCACTGGAGGGAGATCCATTGGACGAATCGTGGGGACGATCATCTCGCTGTGTACCGTCCGGCTGAATCGGCTTGTCTGGATCGAAGCCGCCTTGGCGGAAGTACTGCGACTCGACGTCGCTAATGTGCAAAAAGCCGTTTCTTCCGACACCAAAATCGACAAACGCCGCTTGGATGCTCGG encodes:
- a CDS encoding GNAT family N-acetyltransferase, whose amino-acid sequence is MSISYASEPELNVEEFVDILERSTLAQRRPTNNSQRIAGMLAGADVIVTARNQEGLLVGVSRAISDFHYCTYLSDLAVDVAYQRQGIGKQLIQETHQLAGRQTQLVLLSAPAARDYYPRLGMQRHDSCWTFSSNA
- a CDS encoding SDR family oxidoreductase produces the protein MPEIFLTGATGYVGGRLAPKLLECNYRVRCLAREPRKLEERPWRSSSRVSVVEGSIDDVDELASKMQGCEVAYYLIHSMISSGGEYAERDRRLATTFAEAAAKAGIQRIIYLGGLGELGDGLSEHLRSRREVEEVLASTGIPVTTFRAAMIIGSGSASFEILRYLVERLPVMVTPRWVKTECQPIGIADVLHWLVTCLETPETIGQTIEVGGPDVLPYQQLMQVCAKELGLRRRVIVPLPVLTPRLSSLWISLVTPVNYRIARPLADGLRNRVVVTKNPAQDLMPHEPLSVKEAIHRSVQRTKSGEVPTRWSAAGPIPGDPDWAGGKVFKDQRTIEINADPTAVFAAVCRIGGGHGWYAADILWRIRGWMDQIVGGPGLRRGRRNPERVEFGEALDFWRVVGIERDRSLLLLAEMKLPGVARLEFHLEPLSGQQERTKLTMTARFRPRGLSGILYWYSVLPLHHFVFNGMLRGIKRAAEKQEKRNEAYA
- a CDS encoding FxsA family protein; the protein is MFFRLLILFTLIPIIEVTLLFKLSELLGWPGTLLLVLGTGIVGAWLAKLQGFLALNALRGELVQGRLPADKVIDGVLILIAGVVLITPGILTDIVGLSLLLPPVRSAVRKFATAWLTKRVQVTTTNFWQGFAEEPSPYVERPPQAEMPKGEVIDARVVETRVEE
- a CDS encoding ferritin-like domain-containing protein is translated as MKLDHPALVELLQLAYSAEKAAAFAYIGHAGSVKDAEAKEVIKQIELDEWGHRETVLAIMQEYDIPISRYKEVKYHIIGKIISASCYVIGWFMPYYFAGRLESGNVCEYFVAMHYFNDLGITKHDDALYEMGMKEKEHEVYFQKSLENNRMLPLFEKIFGWGENSSYNDIDLENKYSVKASKAYCRKK
- a CDS encoding Rne/Rng family ribonuclease yields the protein MKQEMLINVAQPEECRIAIVEDNQLEELYIERSSQDNYVGNIYKGKIVNLEPSIQAAFVDFGVGRNGFLHISDVESQYFRQGGFDPDKPIQPDGTQRDDRPHDSSNGSPSSEEADEGDSEGSDSGNGSGGTKTRQRSQRKTRPGVRPRVKPPIQDIFRRGDEVLVQVIKEGIGTKGPTLSTYISIPGRYLVLMPALGRIGVSRKIEDEQARRRLRDILRDLSPPKGLGFIVRTAGTDRTKKELSRDLAYLLRLWKTIVRRIKSTPAPCDIYQESDMIIRTIRDIFTSDVDAIHIDQEEAFERAKEFLHITMPRYANRLQLYDGKEPLFHKYKLDNEIAQINHRHVPLKGGGSLVIDQTEALVAIDVNSGSFRTDGSAEESAYRLNMIAAKEIARQLRLRDLGGVVVNDFIDMRHDRHRRKVENTLRDAVRRDRARTKILRTSPFGLIEMTRQRIRPSLKRSVYKECPACSGTGVVKSAESMAIEVIRKLIMAAQENRVTKLTVTIEEEVASYINNRKRRELARIEDAHEIELLVVSREDVSPEFLRIECEDEQGREVKVSER
- a CDS encoding transglutaminase family protein, with protein sequence MPSRSPAPQNFLASCEVIDFDNPDVAALAACLKRDNSTDTAQACFEFVRDEIKHSSDHQLNPVTCTASEVLKHGTGYCYAKSHLLCALIRANGISAGMTYQRLSIDGEGPPFCLHGLNAVYLEEHGWYRIDPRGNRDDVDAQFDPPHEKLAFATNLPGEYDLASICAKPMPIVLKALRAYTNWCELGENLPDVQQS